Proteins from a genomic interval of Stenotrophomonas sp. WZN-1:
- a CDS encoding peptidylprolyl isomerase yields the protein MPHRRRLALTALALSCLLPAMASAASPYRSPQQILDASAASDWRTPDPANLLYMDLPAGRVIIELAPQFAPRHVANIQTFAHEHFWNGTSIYRSQDNFVVQFGDADADDATKAKPFGSAARKLPAEFERASAGLKVSVLPDRDGWAAQTGFVDGFPIGQDPQAGKAWLAHCYGMLGAGRSNEEDSSIGAELYVVTGQSPRQLDRNITLVGRVLKGMELLSATPRGPAPMGFYTDPELRTPIVSIRRASDVPAAERTPIQVLRTDSKTFADTVEARRNRVDDFYKRPAGHIDLCNIPVPVR from the coding sequence ATGCCGCACCGTCGTCGCCTTGCCCTGACCGCCCTCGCCCTGTCCTGCCTGCTGCCCGCCATGGCCAGCGCGGCCTCGCCCTACCGCAGCCCGCAGCAGATCCTCGACGCCTCGGCCGCCAGCGACTGGCGCACGCCGGACCCGGCCAACCTGCTGTACATGGACCTGCCGGCCGGGCGGGTGATCATCGAGCTGGCGCCGCAGTTCGCCCCACGCCATGTGGCCAACATCCAGACTTTCGCCCACGAGCACTTCTGGAACGGCACCAGCATCTACCGTTCGCAGGACAACTTCGTGGTGCAGTTCGGCGATGCCGACGCCGATGATGCGACCAAGGCCAAGCCGTTCGGCAGTGCCGCGCGCAAGCTGCCGGCCGAGTTCGAACGTGCCAGTGCCGGCCTGAAGGTCAGCGTGCTGCCGGACCGCGATGGCTGGGCCGCGCAGACCGGTTTCGTCGACGGCTTCCCGATCGGCCAGGATCCGCAGGCCGGCAAGGCCTGGCTGGCGCATTGCTACGGCATGCTCGGCGCCGGCCGCAGCAACGAGGAAGACAGCAGCATCGGCGCCGAACTCTATGTGGTGACCGGCCAGTCGCCGCGCCAGCTGGACCGCAACATCACCCTGGTCGGCCGCGTGCTGAAGGGCATGGAACTGCTCAGTGCAACCCCGCGCGGCCCGGCGCCGATGGGCTTCTACACCGACCCGGAGCTGCGTACGCCGATCGTGTCGATCCGCCGCGCCAGCGATGTGCCGGCGGCCGAGCGCACGCCGATCCAGGTGCTGCGCACCGATTCGAAGACCTTCGCCGATACGGTGGAAGCGCGTCGCAATCGCGTGGATGATTTCTACAAGCGCCCGGCGGGGCATATCGATCTCTGCAATATTCCGGTGCCGGTGCGGTGA
- a CDS encoding PadR family transcriptional regulator, with amino-acid sequence MSEDDVQLKKFQKELSAGTVSLALLAVLARAGEPLYGYLIAKELERVGEGVLSGKQSALYPVLRNLEGAGLLASHVEPSSSGPPRRYYRINERGRDVLAQWRQAWQATRDSVDSVLEGVPQ; translated from the coding sequence ATGTCCGAGGACGATGTCCAGCTGAAGAAGTTCCAGAAGGAGCTCAGCGCCGGAACGGTGTCGCTGGCCCTGCTGGCGGTGCTGGCCCGGGCCGGCGAGCCGCTGTACGGCTACCTCATTGCCAAGGAGCTGGAGCGGGTGGGCGAGGGCGTGCTGAGCGGCAAGCAGAGCGCCCTGTACCCGGTGCTGCGCAACCTGGAGGGCGCCGGCCTGCTGGCAAGTCATGTAGAGCCTTCCAGCAGCGGGCCGCCGCGGCGCTACTACCGCATCAACGAACGTGGCCGCGACGTGCTGGCGCAGTGGCGCCAGGCCTGGCAGGCCACCCGCGATTCCGTCGATTCCGTGTTGGAGGGGGTACCGCAATGA
- a CDS encoding class I SAM-dependent methyltransferase: protein MDKTYDAAYFQRWYRRADIGGSARLARKVALAVASAEYYLERPIRSVLDIGCGEGAWRAPLLKLRPKVEYLGFDSSEYAVRRYGRTRNLHLASFGDFAWLRPCAPVDLLVCSDVMHYVPDRELRAGLAGVAELTGGVAFLETFAAEDAFEGDHEGFQARPARWYRRTLARHGLQPVGSHCWLGPALAGDAAALERM from the coding sequence ATGGACAAGACCTACGACGCCGCCTACTTCCAACGCTGGTACCGCCGTGCCGACATCGGCGGCAGCGCCCGCCTGGCGCGCAAGGTCGCGTTGGCCGTGGCCAGCGCCGAGTACTACCTGGAGCGACCGATCCGCAGCGTGCTGGATATCGGCTGCGGCGAAGGCGCCTGGCGCGCGCCGCTGCTGAAGCTGCGTCCGAAGGTCGAATACCTCGGCTTCGACAGCAGCGAGTACGCTGTGCGCCGCTACGGTCGCACCCGCAACCTGCACCTGGCCAGCTTCGGCGATTTCGCCTGGCTGCGGCCCTGCGCCCCGGTCGACCTGCTGGTCTGCTCGGACGTGATGCACTACGTGCCCGACCGCGAGCTGCGCGCCGGACTGGCCGGCGTGGCGGAGCTGACCGGCGGCGTGGCCTTCCTGGAGACCTTCGCCGCCGAGGACGCGTTCGAGGGCGACCACGAAGGCTTCCAGGCCCGCCCGGCGCGCTGGTACCGCCGCACGCTGGCCCGGCATGGCCTGCAGCCGGTAGGGTCGCACTGCTGGCTCGGCCCCGCCCTGGCAGGCGATGCGGCCGCGCTGGAACGGATGTGA
- a CDS encoding sensor domain-containing protein translates to MNDPSLAGRALPTTIPQYLAQLRAALEGADPAMVQDALYDAEEYLRSELAAQPGRSEAEVIADVAGSYGAPDEVAEIYRETEVTVNRALRTPRADTAPVLRAAAEASGVEPAAPPPAPVQRSPLARFFGVVTDPHTYGALFYMLLSLATGTFFFTWVVTGLSLSLGLMILIIGIPLTVLFFGSVRGLALLEGRLVEALLGERMPRRPRYTDRSRTWLQRIGDMFTDGRTWLTLLYFVLMLPLGVIYFTTAVTLLSLSLSLIWAPVAAIFSGDIPGVYINDVNVLPMAASPLVAIAVAAVGALLLVLTLHLARGIGKLHGLIAKNLLVRL, encoded by the coding sequence ATGAACGACCCGAGCCTGGCAGGCCGAGCCCTGCCCACGACCATCCCGCAGTACCTGGCGCAGCTGCGCGCGGCGCTGGAAGGCGCCGACCCGGCGATGGTGCAGGACGCCCTGTACGACGCCGAGGAATACCTGCGCTCGGAACTGGCCGCGCAGCCGGGCCGCAGCGAGGCCGAGGTGATCGCCGACGTGGCCGGCAGCTATGGCGCGCCGGACGAAGTGGCGGAGATCTACCGCGAGACCGAAGTGACGGTGAACCGCGCGCTGCGCACGCCACGTGCGGATACCGCACCGGTGCTGCGTGCAGCGGCGGAAGCCAGTGGTGTCGAGCCGGCCGCGCCGCCTCCGGCGCCGGTACAGCGCTCCCCGCTGGCGCGCTTCTTCGGCGTGGTGACCGACCCGCACACCTACGGTGCGCTGTTCTACATGCTGCTGTCGCTGGCCACCGGCACCTTCTTCTTCACCTGGGTGGTGACCGGCCTGTCATTGTCGCTGGGCCTGATGATCCTGATCATCGGCATTCCGTTGACGGTGCTGTTCTTCGGTTCGGTGCGCGGGCTGGCGCTGCTGGAAGGGCGGCTGGTGGAAGCGCTGCTGGGCGAGCGCATGCCGCGGCGTCCGCGTTACACCGACCGCAGCCGCACGTGGCTGCAGCGCATTGGCGACATGTTCACCGATGGCCGCACCTGGCTGACCCTGCTGTACTTCGTGCTGATGCTGCCGCTGGGTGTCATCTACTTCACCACCGCGGTGACGTTGCTGTCGCTGTCGCTGAGCCTGATCTGGGCGCCGGTCGCGGCGATCTTCAGTGGCGACATCCCCGGCGTGTACATCAACGACGTGAACGTGCTGCCGATGGCGGCCTCGCCGCTGGTGGCGATCGCGGTTGCCGCCGTGGGTGCACTGCTGCTGGTGCTGACCCTGCATCTGGCACGTGGCATCGGCAAGCTGCATGGGCTGATCGCCAAGAACCTGCTGGTGCGGTTGTAA
- a CDS encoding acetyl-CoA carboxylase carboxyltransferase subunit alpha yields MNPNYLDFEQPIADLEAKIQELRNASAGPAVNVEAEVHALQDKLRMRTAQIFRNLTSWQVLQLARHPSRPYTADYIRIICDEFQELAGDRAFADDKAIMGGLARINGRAVMVIGHQKGRDTKEKIKRNFGMPKPEGYRKALRLMKMAERFGLPVLTLIDTAGAWPGIDAESRGQSEAIARNLIEMAELKVPIICTVIGEGGSGGALALGVGDRTVMLEYAVYSTITPEGCASILWKDAGKAKDAAEQLGLTAPRLKSLGLVDKVVREPTGGAHRNPTQMAKRLKAVLLNELDALEKLSTEQLLEQRYTRLRSYGTYEAA; encoded by the coding sequence ATGAATCCGAACTACCTCGACTTCGAGCAACCCATCGCCGACCTGGAAGCCAAGATCCAGGAACTGCGCAACGCCAGTGCCGGGCCGGCGGTCAATGTCGAGGCGGAAGTGCACGCGCTGCAGGACAAGCTGCGCATGCGCACCGCGCAGATCTTCCGCAACCTGACCTCGTGGCAGGTGCTGCAGCTGGCCCGCCACCCGTCGCGTCCGTACACCGCCGACTACATCCGCATCATCTGCGATGAGTTCCAGGAGCTGGCCGGTGACCGTGCCTTCGCCGACGACAAGGCCATCATGGGCGGCCTGGCCCGCATCAATGGCCGCGCGGTGATGGTGATCGGCCACCAGAAGGGCCGTGACACCAAGGAAAAGATCAAGCGCAATTTCGGCATGCCCAAGCCGGAAGGCTACCGCAAGGCGCTGCGCCTGATGAAGATGGCCGAACGCTTCGGCCTGCCGGTGCTGACCCTGATCGACACCGCCGGCGCCTGGCCGGGCATCGATGCCGAATCGCGCGGCCAGTCCGAAGCGATCGCGCGCAACCTGATCGAGATGGCCGAACTGAAGGTGCCGATCATCTGCACCGTGATCGGTGAAGGCGGCTCCGGCGGCGCGCTGGCGCTGGGCGTGGGCGACCGCACCGTGATGCTGGAATACGCGGTGTACTCGACCATCACCCCGGAAGGCTGCGCCTCGATCCTGTGGAAGGATGCCGGCAAGGCCAAGGATGCCGCCGAGCAGCTGGGCCTGACCGCGCCGCGCCTGAAGAGCCTGGGCCTGGTCGACAAGGTCGTGCGCGAGCCGACCGGCGGCGCCCACCGCAACCCGACGCAGATGGCCAAGCGCCTGAAGGCGGTGCTGCTGAATGAACTGGACGCGCTGGAAAAGCTGTCCACCGAACAGCTGCTGGAACAGCGTTACACCCGCCTGCGCAGCTACGGCACGTACGAAGCGGCCTGA
- a CDS encoding CopD family protein yields the protein MQSYYWVKTFHIVFVVAWMATVFYLPRILVNLAETAGQPAVTERLQLMGLRLYRFGHSMFGLAFVLGLVLWLGYKVIPDFPTMVASGGAGWLHAKLGLVVVLLAYFIWIGRLLKGVAKGRALPSSRALRWINEIPLLAFIPIVWLVLAKPF from the coding sequence ATGCAGAGCTACTACTGGGTCAAGACCTTCCACATCGTATTCGTGGTGGCGTGGATGGCCACGGTGTTCTATCTGCCGCGCATCCTGGTCAACCTGGCCGAGACCGCAGGCCAGCCGGCGGTGACCGAGCGCCTGCAGCTGATGGGCCTGCGCCTGTACCGCTTCGGTCACTCGATGTTCGGCCTGGCCTTCGTGCTGGGCCTGGTGCTGTGGCTGGGCTACAAGGTCATTCCGGATTTCCCGACCATGGTTGCCTCGGGCGGTGCCGGGTGGCTGCATGCCAAGCTGGGCCTGGTGGTGGTGTTGTTGGCGTATTTCATCTGGATCGGGCGGCTGCTGAAGGGCGTGGCCAAGGGCAGAGCGCTGCCGTCGTCGCGCGCGCTGCGCTGGATCAACGAGATCCCGCTGCTGGCCTTCATCCCGATCGTGTGGCTGGTGCTGGCCAAGCCGTTCTGA
- a CDS encoding GFA family protein, translating into MEYQGSCHCGRIAFTVQAGAPISDVIDCNCSMCRRRGSLLWFAPRAAFQLTTDPADVATYHFNKAHIDHHHCRECGVAPYSEAVDPRTGTPMVAVNVRCVPQVDLGTLAVMSYDGAAL; encoded by the coding sequence ATGGAATACCAGGGAAGCTGCCATTGCGGCAGGATCGCATTCACCGTACAGGCCGGGGCGCCGATCAGCGACGTCATCGACTGCAACTGCTCGATGTGCCGCCGCCGCGGCAGCCTGCTGTGGTTCGCGCCGCGTGCGGCGTTCCAGCTGACCACCGACCCGGCGGACGTGGCCACCTATCATTTCAACAAGGCCCACATCGATCATCACCATTGCCGTGAGTGCGGCGTTGCGCCGTACAGCGAAGCGGTGGACCCGCGCACAGGTACGCCGATGGTGGCGGTGAACGTGCGCTGCGTGCCGCAGGTGGATCTGGGCACGTTGGCGGTGATGTCCTATGACGGAGCCGCACTGTGA
- the phaZ gene encoding polyhydroxyalkanoate depolymerase encodes MLYQLHELTRNLLAPWVHQAQANARFFANPGHWWSQMPGADRLAAVNELFHRIGKDYEKPEWGINEIDVDGERVPIVVHEEVSKPFCKLLRFKRHSNEADQLHTMLNQPFVLVVAPLSGHHATLLRDTVRTLLRDHRVYVTDWVDARMVPSSEGEFGLDDYIAYIQEFIRHLGVERLHVVSVCQPTVPVLAAVSLMASRGEPTPRTLVMMGGPIDARCSPTAVNNLATQNPLSWFENNVIHTVPASYPGAGRRVYPGFLQHAGFLSMNPSRHFSSHWDFYTDLVKGDLEDADAHRRFYDEYNAVLDMPAKYYLDTIRVVFQDFLLPRGEWVVNGEKVDPSAIRDTALLSIEGELDDIAGLGQTEAAQALCTGIAADRREHFIVEGAGHYGIFSGRRWREVVYPKVRDFFAAHAEAPAAKATKKKSNVTPLRRKAG; translated from the coding sequence ATGCTCTATCAACTGCACGAACTGACCCGCAACCTGCTCGCCCCCTGGGTGCACCAGGCCCAGGCCAACGCCAGATTCTTCGCCAACCCGGGCCACTGGTGGTCGCAGATGCCGGGCGCCGATCGCCTGGCCGCGGTCAATGAGCTGTTCCATCGCATCGGCAAGGATTACGAGAAGCCCGAGTGGGGCATCAACGAAATCGACGTCGATGGCGAACGCGTGCCGATCGTCGTGCACGAGGAAGTGAGCAAGCCGTTCTGCAAGCTGCTGCGCTTCAAGCGCCACAGCAATGAGGCCGACCAGCTGCACACGATGCTCAACCAGCCGTTCGTGCTGGTGGTGGCGCCACTGTCCGGCCACCACGCCACGCTGCTGCGCGATACCGTGCGCACGCTGCTGCGCGACCACCGCGTGTACGTGACTGACTGGGTCGACGCGCGCATGGTGCCGTCCAGCGAAGGCGAGTTCGGGCTGGATGACTACATCGCCTACATCCAGGAGTTCATCCGCCACCTCGGCGTCGAGCGCCTGCATGTGGTGAGCGTGTGCCAGCCGACCGTGCCGGTACTGGCTGCGGTTTCGCTGATGGCCAGCCGTGGCGAGCCGACGCCGCGCACGCTGGTGATGATGGGTGGCCCGATCGATGCGCGCTGCAGCCCGACCGCAGTGAACAACCTGGCCACGCAGAACCCGCTGTCGTGGTTCGAGAACAACGTCATCCACACCGTGCCGGCCAGCTATCCGGGTGCCGGCCGCCGCGTGTACCCGGGCTTCCTGCAGCATGCCGGCTTCCTGTCGATGAACCCCAGCCGCCACTTCAGCTCGCACTGGGATTTCTACACCGACCTGGTCAAGGGCGACCTGGAAGACGCCGACGCGCACCGTCGTTTCTACGACGAGTACAACGCGGTGCTGGACATGCCGGCCAAGTACTACCTCGACACCATCCGCGTGGTGTTCCAGGACTTCCTGCTGCCGCGTGGCGAGTGGGTGGTCAACGGCGAGAAGGTCGATCCGTCGGCGATCCGCGATACCGCGCTGTTGAGCATCGAAGGCGAGCTGGACGACATTGCCGGCCTCGGCCAGACCGAAGCCGCGCAGGCGCTGTGCACCGGTATCGCGGCTGACCGCCGCGAGCATTTCATCGTCGAAGGTGCTGGCCATTACGGCATCTTCAGCGGCCGCCGCTGGCGCGAAGTGGTGTACCCGAAGGTGCGCGACTTCTTCGCCGCGCATGCCGAAGCACCGGCGGCGAAGGCTACGAAGAAGAAGAGCAACGTGACCCCGCTGCGGCGAAAGGCGGGGTAA
- a CDS encoding DUF4349 domain-containing protein: protein MPVLLMALAACAKHGDAAADAGATAAEAAVASPEGAFLAYEHDVQVQLEAAQIAPRIQQVAQACQSAKFGDCAVLQVDQRSGEQPSGEVKVRIAPKGTEPLIAMAGEGGKQQSRNTRAEDLAQAVADTALTKARLEKEHARLLSYQDRKDLKIEDLMAITTRLSEIEAGVEQASRDAAQQRRRIDTQLVTIHFDTTSGQRSRSEIGEALSESGSILSTSIAFLIRAAAALLPVAVLALVVAWGARAWWRRRRRKP, encoded by the coding sequence ATGCCGGTACTGCTGATGGCGCTGGCGGCCTGTGCCAAACACGGCGATGCGGCGGCCGATGCAGGCGCCACTGCCGCCGAAGCTGCCGTTGCTTCACCGGAAGGCGCATTCCTCGCCTATGAACACGACGTGCAGGTGCAGCTGGAAGCGGCGCAGATCGCGCCCCGCATCCAGCAGGTGGCACAGGCCTGCCAGAGCGCGAAGTTCGGTGATTGTGCGGTGCTGCAGGTCGACCAGCGCAGTGGCGAGCAGCCCAGCGGCGAGGTGAAGGTACGCATCGCGCCGAAGGGCACCGAGCCGCTGATCGCGATGGCCGGCGAGGGCGGCAAGCAGCAGTCGCGCAACACGCGCGCCGAAGACCTCGCACAGGCTGTGGCCGACACCGCGCTGACCAAGGCGCGGCTGGAGAAGGAACATGCGCGGCTGCTGTCCTACCAGGACCGCAAGGACCTGAAGATCGAGGACCTGATGGCGATCACCACACGCCTGTCGGAGATCGAGGCCGGTGTCGAGCAGGCCAGCAGGGATGCCGCGCAGCAGCGCCGGCGCATCGATACCCAGCTGGTGACGATCCACTTCGATACCACGTCCGGCCAGCGCAGCCGCAGCGAGATCGGTGAGGCGCTGAGCGAATCGGGCAGCATCCTCAGCACCAGCATTGCGTTCCTGATCCGCGCTGCGGCCGCGCTGCTGCCGGTAGCGGTGCTGGCCCTGGTCGTGGCCTGGGGGGCGCGGGCGTGGTGGCGTCGCCGCCGTCGCAAGCCCTGA
- a CDS encoding LysR substrate-binding domain-containing protein translates to MQLRPSLLPALAVFAVAARHQNFAQAAQELHLTASAVSHHVRRLEEVLETRLFLRHARGVRLTAEGRQLADAASAAFTDVAAVAHHLHPDADSVPLRITTLRSLSYCWLLPRLPRFTQAHPHIRIELHTGSGLDRYDDNGPEVGIRYGLGQWPGLRAQHLMDDYLFPVASPALAGVETLVDPARIADLPLLTDLSPQGWRDWFRHAGVRPPSPLPPMHTFADSTDAMRAAVYGMGAVLARTHIAQPYLQRYEVVRLPGPALKARYAYHVVHAEGQPPSHAARLFIHWLLEQAQDERTPIPALPDSLLGRPATHA, encoded by the coding sequence ATGCAGCTACGCCCTTCCCTGCTCCCCGCGCTGGCCGTGTTCGCGGTCGCCGCGCGCCACCAGAACTTCGCCCAGGCCGCCCAGGAACTGCACCTGACCGCCAGCGCGGTCAGCCATCACGTGCGCCGCCTGGAGGAGGTGCTGGAGACCCGGCTGTTCCTGCGCCATGCACGTGGCGTGCGCCTGACTGCCGAGGGCCGGCAGCTGGCCGATGCGGCCAGTGCGGCCTTCACCGACGTCGCGGCCGTCGCCCACCACCTGCACCCGGATGCGGACAGCGTGCCATTGCGTATCACCACGCTGCGCTCGCTTTCGTACTGCTGGCTGCTGCCGCGGTTGCCACGCTTCACCCAGGCCCATCCGCACATCCGCATCGAGCTGCATACCGGCAGCGGCCTGGACCGCTACGACGACAACGGTCCGGAGGTCGGCATCCGCTATGGCCTGGGCCAATGGCCGGGCCTGCGTGCGCAGCACCTGATGGATGACTACCTGTTCCCGGTGGCCTCACCGGCGCTGGCCGGGGTCGAAACGCTGGTCGATCCGGCGCGCATCGCTGACCTGCCGCTGCTGACCGACCTTTCGCCACAGGGCTGGCGTGACTGGTTCCGTCATGCCGGCGTGCGCCCGCCCTCGCCGCTGCCGCCGATGCATACCTTCGCCGACAGTACCGATGCGATGCGTGCCGCGGTGTACGGCATGGGCGCGGTGCTGGCACGTACCCACATCGCGCAGCCCTACCTGCAGCGCTACGAGGTAGTGCGCCTGCCCGGCCCGGCGCTGAAGGCGCGCTACGCGTATCACGTGGTGCATGCCGAAGGACAACCGCCGAGCCACGCCGCGCGCCTGTTCATCCACTGGTTGCTGGAGCAGGCGCAGGACGAACGCACGCCGATTCCAGCGCTGCCGGACAGCCTGCTCGGGCGCCCGGCCACGCACGCCTGA
- a CDS encoding DUF885 domain-containing protein has protein sequence MRPHLLALALVAALAGCQPADAPTNGSTPAASQQAGDAAVDAAFADLSKRALDTWMQLSPVSATQIGDHRYDSELDDLSAAGQQKTVAAYKALLGELDKIEVAKLGRENQVDAAILRNQLQSEIWNAEVLQSGKWDPQLYNGIAGSAIYGLMAREFAPLPERLKSATARMEKLPAIFAQARENLDPARVPKIHAETVAKQNKGILSIVDTFITPHIGELPQADQQRLQAAIDGLKKAVDEQQAWLDKTLVPNAKGDFRIGAEKYDQKLKFALSSSLSRQEIGERARAELKRVREDMYGIAQTVLKDKPGAPEMPAQPTDEQQQKAIEAALELAYADKPARDKVVDDAKAALEQSTAFVREHDLVTLPDAPVDIILMPEFQRGVAVAYCDSPGPLDKNLKTFYAVSPIPDDWNEKQVDSFLREYNSRMIHLLSIHEGTPGHYLEGWHSAKFPSTLRAVLRSGLFAEGWAVYTERMMQEQGYLDNDPLFHLVQLKFYLRTISNAILDQGVHVDNWDREKAMHLMTHDAFQQESEAAGKWVRAQLTSAQLPTYFVGAQEHFDTRKAVQEKLGDKFNLKAYHDQVLSYGAPPVRFARQLMLDQPIE, from the coding sequence ATGCGCCCGCATCTTCTTGCCCTCGCCCTGGTCGCCGCCCTGGCCGGTTGCCAGCCGGCCGACGCCCCGACCAACGGTTCCACCCCGGCCGCCAGCCAGCAGGCCGGTGACGCGGCGGTCGATGCCGCCTTCGCCGACCTGTCCAAGCGCGCCCTGGACACCTGGATGCAGCTCTCGCCGGTCAGCGCCACCCAGATCGGTGACCACCGCTACGACAGCGAGCTGGACGACCTGAGTGCCGCCGGCCAGCAGAAGACCGTGGCCGCCTACAAGGCATTGCTGGGCGAGCTGGACAAGATCGAGGTGGCCAAGCTGGGCCGCGAGAACCAGGTGGACGCTGCGATCCTGCGCAACCAGCTGCAGTCGGAAATCTGGAACGCCGAAGTGCTGCAGTCCGGCAAGTGGGACCCGCAGCTGTACAACGGCATCGCCGGCAGCGCGATCTACGGCCTGATGGCGCGCGAGTTCGCGCCGCTGCCGGAGCGCCTGAAGTCGGCCACCGCGCGCATGGAAAAGCTGCCGGCGATCTTCGCCCAGGCACGCGAGAACCTGGATCCGGCGCGTGTACCGAAGATCCATGCCGAGACGGTGGCCAAGCAGAACAAGGGCATCCTCAGCATCGTCGATACCTTCATCACCCCGCACATCGGTGAACTGCCGCAGGCCGACCAGCAGCGCCTGCAGGCCGCCATCGACGGCCTGAAGAAGGCCGTGGACGAACAGCAGGCCTGGCTGGACAAGACCCTGGTGCCGAACGCCAAGGGCGACTTCCGCATCGGTGCGGAAAAGTACGACCAGAAGCTGAAGTTCGCGCTGAGCTCCTCGCTGTCGCGCCAGGAGATCGGTGAGCGTGCACGCGCCGAACTCAAGCGCGTGCGCGAAGACATGTACGGCATCGCGCAGACCGTGCTGAAGGACAAGCCGGGTGCGCCGGAAATGCCGGCCCAGCCGACCGACGAGCAGCAGCAGAAGGCAATCGAGGCCGCACTGGAACTGGCCTACGCCGACAAGCCGGCGCGCGACAAGGTGGTCGACGACGCCAAGGCCGCGCTGGAGCAATCCACCGCATTCGTGCGCGAGCACGATCTGGTGACCCTGCCCGATGCGCCGGTGGACATCATCCTGATGCCGGAATTCCAGCGTGGCGTGGCCGTGGCCTACTGCGATTCGCCGGGCCCGCTGGACAAGAACCTGAAGACCTTCTACGCCGTGTCGCCGATTCCGGACGACTGGAACGAGAAGCAGGTCGACTCGTTCCTGCGTGAATACAACTCGCGCATGATCCACCTGCTGAGCATCCACGAAGGCACCCCGGGCCATTATCTGGAAGGCTGGCACTCGGCCAAGTTCCCCTCCACCCTGCGTGCGGTGCTGCGTTCGGGCCTGTTCGCCGAAGGCTGGGCGGTCTACACCGAGCGCATGATGCAGGAGCAGGGTTACCTCGACAACGACCCGCTGTTCCACCTGGTGCAGCTGAAGTTCTACCTGCGCACGATCTCCAACGCGATCCTCGACCAGGGCGTGCACGTGGACAACTGGGATCGCGAGAAGGCGATGCACCTGATGACCCACGACGCATTCCAGCAGGAAAGCGAAGCCGCCGGCAAGTGGGTGCGCGCGCAGCTGACGTCGGCGCAGCTGCCGACCTACTTCGTCGGTGCGCAGGAACACTTCGACACCCGCAAGGCGGTGCAGGAGAAGCTGGGCGACAAGTTCAACCTGAAGGCGTACCACGACCAGGTGCTGTCCTACGGCGCTCCGCCGGTGCGTTTCGCACGCCAGCTGATGCTGGACCAGCCGATCGAGTGA
- a CDS encoding DMT family transporter: protein MNAVPQAAERDWRTPLELTLLGAIWGCSFLFMRVAVPSFGPFALVEVRLVLGALVLLPFLWRARAQFPPRRWLWLAPIGLINSALPFVLFAYAAERAPAAIGAICNAMTVLFAALIAFLFFGEKIGMRRAGALLVGFAGVVVLATAKVSGLSIGTAVLAGAAASLLYGLGVNLVKRHMTGLPSAAAAAATLSCASLWMLPMAVSHWPQAAIPAKAWGAAIALGVACTGLAFLMFYRLIGRIGPSRASTVTYLIPLFGAAFAWLFLGEPVTLQMLIAGALILGSVAVSQKG, encoded by the coding sequence ATGAATGCGGTCCCACAAGCGGCCGAGCGCGACTGGCGCACACCGCTGGAATTGACCCTGCTGGGCGCCATCTGGGGCTGCTCGTTCCTGTTCATGCGGGTGGCGGTGCCCTCGTTCGGCCCGTTCGCGCTGGTCGAGGTGCGGCTGGTGCTGGGCGCGCTGGTGCTGCTGCCGTTCCTGTGGCGCGCCCGCGCGCAGTTCCCGCCGCGGCGCTGGCTGTGGCTGGCGCCGATCGGCCTGATCAACTCGGCGCTGCCGTTTGTGCTGTTCGCCTATGCGGCCGAGCGAGCCCCTGCGGCGATCGGCGCCATCTGCAATGCGATGACCGTGCTGTTCGCCGCGCTGATCGCCTTCCTGTTCTTCGGGGAGAAGATCGGCATGCGCCGTGCGGGCGCGCTGCTGGTCGGCTTCGCCGGCGTGGTGGTGCTGGCCACGGCCAAGGTCTCGGGCCTGAGCATCGGCACCGCGGTGCTTGCCGGTGCGGCGGCCTCGCTGCTGTACGGCCTTGGCGTGAACCTGGTGAAGCGGCATATGACCGGCCTGCCGTCGGCGGCGGCTGCGGCGGCAACGCTGTCCTGTGCCTCGCTGTGGATGCTGCCGATGGCGGTGAGCCACTGGCCGCAGGCGGCGATTCCAGCCAAGGCGTGGGGCGCGGCGATTGCGCTGGGCGTGGCCTGTACCGGCCTGGCGTTCCTGATGTTCTACCGCCTGATCGGGCGTATCGGCCCGTCGCGTGCTTCGACGGTGACCTACCTGATTCCGCTGTTTGGTGCGGCGTTTGCCTGGTTGTTCCTGGGTGAGCCGGTGACGCTGCAGATGCTGATTGCCGGTGCGTTGATTCTGGGTAGCGTGGCGGTGAGTCAGAAGGGCTGA